A genomic stretch from Chiloscyllium plagiosum isolate BGI_BamShark_2017 chromosome 45, ASM401019v2, whole genome shotgun sequence includes:
- the LOC122543959 gene encoding zinc finger protein 239-like, whose translation MEEESTVSSEERPYTDSMCGQDSNQLAGLTEHKHAHTDEKPWKCGDCGREFFHPSKLKIHLRSHTGERPFTCSECGEGFTQSSTLLIHQRVHTGEKPFICPECGKGFTQSSTLLRHQRVHTGKRPFTCTECGKRFINSSNLVTHQRVHTDERPFKCPICGKCYKSSGELMLHQRVHTDERPFRCSDCGAAFSRSSYLTVHHRVHTREKPFTCTDCGKGFSQSSHLLVHQRVHTGEKPFTCSACGKGFSQSSHLLRHQHIHTGEKPFTCSSCGKGFTQVPHLLSHQRVHN comes from the coding sequence ATGGAAGAAGAAAGCACTGTTTCCAGCGAGGAGAGGCCGTACACGGATTCTATGTGTGGGCAAGACTCCAACCAATTAGCTGGCCTGACAGAACATAAACATGCTCATACTGATgagaaaccgtggaaatgtggggactgtgggagagaattctttCATCCATCCAAACTGAAAATTCACCTGCGTagccacaccggggagaggccattcacctgttcCGAGTGTGgggagggattcactcaatcatcCACTCTACTGAttcaccagcgagttcacactggagagaaaccattcatctGCCCTGAATGTGGCAAAGGATTTACTCAATCATCCACCTTGCTGAGACACCAGAGAGTTCACACTggcaagaggccattcacctgcacaGAGTGTGGGAAGAGATTTATCAATTCATCAAACCTGGtgacacaccagcgagttcacactgatgagagaccatttaaatgcccaatCTGCGGCAAGTGCTATAAAAGTTCTGGGGAGCTGATGCTCCATCAACGTGTTCATACGGACGAGAGACCTTTCAGGTGCTCTGACTGTGGGGCCGCGTTTAGCCGATCATCTTACTTGACTGTACACCATCGAGTTCACACtagggagaagccattcacctgcaCTGACTGTGGGAAGGGGTTCTCTCAGTCATCCCACCTGTTGGTACACCAgcgtgttcacactggggagaaaccctTTACCTGCTCTGCCTGTGGGAAAGGTTTCAGTCAGTCATcccacctgctgaggcaccagcacattcacactggggagaagccattcacctgctccagctgtgggaagggattcacacAGGTACCACACCTGCTGAGTCACCAGAGAGTTCACAACTAA